In Colletotrichum destructivum chromosome 8, complete sequence, the following proteins share a genomic window:
- a CDS encoding Putative cytochrome P450 produces the protein MQLAPSIVYLNTVALQTSPSARGPDALDFKPTRWLQPVSRGVDEAPQLITPQRGAFLPWFAGLRVCPGQKMSQVELVAVVT, from the exons ATGCAGTTA GCCCCATCTATAGTCTACCTCAACACCGTGGCCCTGCAGACCTCCCCCTCGGCCCGGGGCCCAGACGCCCTGGACTTCAAGCCTACGCGGTGGCTCCAGCCCGTCTCCAGAGGAGTGGACGAGGCGCCGCAGCTTATAACCCCGCAACGCGGCGCATTCCTTCCTTGGTTCGCCGGTCTCCGGGTGTGCCCGGGCCAAAAGATGTCCCAGGTAGAACTCGTCGCGGTCGTTACTTAG